A stretch of the Psychroserpens sp. Hel_I_66 genome encodes the following:
- a CDS encoding WbqC family protein, with the protein MTTLLHPVFFPNVAHFVAMIKADGIVFEVCDNYQKQTYRNRTSIYGANGKIDLNVPVVYSQKNRQLYKDVQIFNTENWQSQHLKSLESAYRTSPFFEFYIDDLMPLFTSEAKTIMDYNFKCLELIFECLQLPFKYETTVSFELEPEGVIDARSLVNCRKEIPQSMIPYAQVFDDKHGFLSNLSILDLLFNEGPNTELYLQSQNLNL; encoded by the coding sequence ATGACAACTCTTTTACATCCAGTTTTCTTTCCAAACGTGGCGCATTTTGTAGCTATGATTAAAGCAGATGGCATTGTATTTGAAGTTTGTGACAATTACCAAAAACAAACCTATCGTAACCGTACCTCTATTTATGGAGCTAACGGTAAGATAGACTTAAACGTACCTGTTGTGTATTCGCAAAAAAATAGGCAACTTTATAAGGATGTTCAGATTTTTAATACCGAAAATTGGCAATCACAACATCTCAAATCTTTAGAATCTGCCTATCGTACATCTCCTTTTTTTGAATTTTACATCGATGATTTGATGCCTCTTTTTACTTCGGAAGCAAAAACAATCATGGACTATAACTTTAAATGTTTAGAATTAATATTTGAATGTTTACAACTTCCGTTTAAATACGAAACTACTGTTAGTTTTGAACTTGAACCAGAAGGTGTGATTGATGCACGTTCTTTGGTGAATTGTAGAAAGGAAATTCCGCAGTCAATGATACCCTACGCACAAGTTTTCGATGATAAACATGGTTTTTTATCCAATTTGAGCATCTTAGATCTATTATTTAACGAAGGTCCAAATACAGAGTTGTATCTTCAGTCTCAAAATCTAAATTTGTAA
- a CDS encoding ParB/RepB/Spo0J family partition protein, producing MAKATKKQALGRGLSALLKDPSNDIKSAQDKNADTIIGNIVELDIDSIDINPFQPRTNFNEETLRELASSIKELGVIQPITVRKLEFNKFQLVSGERRFRASKLIGLTTIPAYIRIANDQESLEMALVENIQRQDLDPIEIALSYQRLIDEIALTQEQMSERVGKKRSTIANYLRLLKLDPIIQTGMRDGFISMGHGRAMINIENQNDQLDIYEKIITEKLSVRATEQLVKNYNSPTEKKPIESTELPKFVKKGIKEFSEYFGHKIGVKVSKNGKGQITIPFHSEEDFNRIKKLVQSAK from the coding sequence ATGGCGAAGGCTACAAAAAAACAAGCATTAGGCAGAGGTTTGTCGGCATTGCTGAAAGACCCTTCAAATGATATAAAATCTGCTCAAGATAAAAATGCCGATACTATTATTGGCAACATCGTTGAGCTGGATATTGATTCCATAGACATTAATCCGTTTCAACCACGTACAAACTTTAATGAAGAAACGCTAAGGGAATTGGCTTCCTCTATTAAAGAGTTAGGGGTCATACAGCCTATTACGGTTAGAAAACTTGAGTTTAATAAATTTCAACTGGTATCTGGTGAGCGACGTTTTAGAGCATCTAAATTGATTGGGTTAACTACTATTCCTGCCTATATTAGAATTGCCAATGACCAAGAATCTTTAGAAATGGCTTTGGTAGAAAATATCCAACGTCAAGATTTAGATCCTATTGAAATCGCACTTTCCTATCAACGTTTAATTGATGAAATTGCACTCACACAAGAGCAAATGAGTGAACGAGTTGGTAAAAAGCGATCTACTATTGCCAACTATTTACGTTTATTAAAATTAGACCCTATCATTCAAACGGGAATGCGTGATGGTTTTATTTCTATGGGTCATGGTCGCGCTATGATCAATATTGAAAACCAAAATGACCAATTAGATATTTACGAAAAGATTATTACTGAAAAACTATCGGTAAGAGCAACAGAACAGTTGGTTAAAAACTATAACAGTCCTACGGAGAAAAAGCCTATAGAATCAACCGAACTGCCTAAATTTGTTAAAAAAGGCATAAAAGAATTTTCAGAATACTTTGGTCATAAAATAGGCGTTAAAGTGTCTAAGAATGGTAAAGGTCAAATTACGATCCCGTTTCATTCCGAAGAAGATTTCAATCGTATAAAAAAACTAGTCCAAAGTGCTAAATAA
- a CDS encoding M16 family metallopeptidase encodes MIKQSTKLNLLSLLFVGLVSLTSFAQDVKMDKKDVLAKTDIPFNPEVKTGVLSNGLTYYIKNNGKPENKVELRLVVKAGSILEDEDQRGLAHFMEHMNFNGTKNFKKNELVDYLQSIGVKFGAHLNAYTSFDETVYILPIPSEDPEKLEKGFQILEDWAHNALLTDEEIDNERGVVLEEYRLGKGANERMMQEYLPKMLYGSRYAERLPIGTKENLENFEYESLRRFYKDWYRPDLMAVMAVGDVDVETLEAKIKEHFGNIPAPKNPKPRPEFDLPNHEETFIAIESDKEASFSQVQVMFKDKENATADITLEDYRKSIVEGLFSQMLNNRLQELTNGENPPFVYGFSYHGGTYVKNKDAYQSVAMTKETGQVNALKTLMEENERVKQYGFYQGEFERAKKDIIARMEKSFKDKDKMESNRVIGEYVRNFLENEPMPGIEWEYDFYVNQLPTISLDEVNALISDYIKEENRVVILTGPEKEGLNQVTEDEVKTVLKEIENKKLEPYKDEEVAESLMTSMPTPGSITDYKTNDKLGTTTLTLSNGGKVTYKVTDFKNDEILFDAFSFGGSSLYSLDDYKATVNANGGLAEAGVNGFDKTQMDKMMSGKIVFVRPSIGTYSENMSGSATPKDFEDMFQLIHLYFTSLNKDEKAFNSFKEKQKSFLGNMMSNPQTYFSVKMGEFMYGDNPRYTGFPTPEKMDEADYDLAYEKYKERFADAGDFHFYFVGNIDEKQLVDLTSQYLASLPGKNSNEMYEVPEFRPLTGQHEKIIEKGEDPKSSVRITFHGPTEYSAKEDFAMETLGEILTIKLIEQLREEEGGVYGAGARGNISKMPYGWYNFNISFPCGPENVDKLKNAALAEVEKLVTDGPTQKDLDKVKESYILDHKEDMKTNRMWLQALKNADYQKNDPNKILDFEENVQKLSVEYLQEVAKKYLNGDYIVGIHNPES; translated from the coding sequence ATGATTAAACAATCAACAAAATTAAACTTACTAAGCCTGTTATTTGTAGGATTAGTATCATTGACTTCTTTTGCGCAAGACGTCAAAATGGATAAAAAGGATGTTCTTGCAAAAACCGATATTCCGTTTAATCCAGAAGTAAAAACTGGAGTTTTAAGTAATGGACTTACCTATTACATTAAAAATAATGGAAAACCAGAAAACAAAGTAGAATTAAGACTGGTAGTAAAAGCAGGTTCTATTCTTGAAGATGAAGACCAACGTGGACTTGCACATTTTATGGAGCACATGAATTTTAATGGAACAAAAAACTTCAAAAAAAACGAACTTGTCGATTATCTACAAAGTATAGGTGTAAAATTTGGAGCCCATCTTAACGCTTATACAAGTTTTGATGAGACCGTTTATATTCTTCCAATCCCAAGTGAAGATCCAGAGAAACTTGAAAAAGGATTCCAAATTCTTGAAGATTGGGCACACAATGCGCTTTTAACAGATGAAGAAATAGATAACGAGCGTGGCGTAGTCTTAGAAGAATACAGATTAGGTAAAGGCGCAAATGAGCGCATGATGCAAGAGTATTTGCCAAAAATGCTTTATGGCTCGAGATATGCTGAGCGTCTTCCGATAGGTACAAAAGAAAATCTAGAAAATTTTGAATACGAAAGTTTAAGACGTTTTTATAAAGACTGGTACAGACCAGATTTAATGGCTGTAATGGCAGTTGGAGATGTAGATGTAGAGACTCTTGAAGCAAAAATCAAAGAGCACTTCGGAAATATTCCTGCTCCAAAAAACCCTAAACCTCGTCCAGAATTTGACCTTCCAAATCACGAAGAAACGTTTATAGCTATAGAATCTGATAAAGAAGCATCATTCTCTCAAGTACAGGTCATGTTTAAGGACAAAGAAAATGCAACCGCAGATATCACTCTTGAAGACTACAGAAAATCTATCGTTGAAGGTTTATTTTCCCAAATGCTTAACAATAGATTGCAAGAATTAACAAATGGTGAAAATCCTCCATTTGTATATGGTTTTAGCTACCATGGTGGAACTTACGTAAAAAACAAAGATGCATATCAATCTGTAGCAATGACAAAAGAGACTGGTCAAGTCAATGCCCTAAAAACTTTAATGGAAGAAAATGAACGTGTAAAACAATATGGTTTCTACCAAGGAGAATTTGAAAGAGCTAAAAAAGATATCATTGCAAGAATGGAAAAATCATTCAAGGACAAAGATAAAATGGAATCTAATCGCGTCATTGGTGAGTATGTGAGAAATTTTCTAGAAAACGAACCAATGCCAGGCATTGAATGGGAATATGATTTTTATGTTAATCAACTTCCAACAATTTCTTTAGATGAAGTTAATGCACTTATAAGCGATTATATTAAAGAGGAAAACCGGGTAGTCATTCTTACAGGTCCAGAAAAAGAAGGCCTAAACCAAGTTACTGAAGACGAAGTTAAAACTGTTTTAAAAGAAATAGAAAATAAAAAATTAGAACCTTACAAAGACGAAGAAGTTGCAGAGTCATTAATGACATCAATGCCAACTCCAGGCTCAATTACAGATTATAAAACCAATGATAAACTTGGTACAACAACGCTTACATTAAGTAATGGTGGAAAAGTGACCTATAAAGTCACCGATTTTAAAAATGACGAAATCCTCTTTGATGCCTTTAGTTTTGGTGGTAGTTCTTTGTATTCTTTAGATGATTACAAGGCAACAGTTAACGCAAATGGTGGTTTGGCTGAAGCAGGTGTAAACGGTTTTGACAAAACCCAAATGGACAAAATGATGTCTGGTAAAATAGTTTTCGTTAGACCGAGTATTGGTACCTATAGCGAGAATATGTCAGGATCTGCTACACCAAAGGATTTTGAGGATATGTTTCAATTGATTCATCTGTATTTTACGTCGTTAAATAAAGATGAAAAAGCATTTAATTCGTTTAAGGAGAAACAAAAATCTTTTTTAGGTAACATGATGTCAAATCCACAAACATATTTTTCTGTAAAAATGGGAGAATTCATGTATGGAGATAACCCAAGATATACGGGATTCCCTACTCCAGAAAAAATGGATGAAGCAGATTACGATTTAGCCTATGAAAAATACAAAGAGCGTTTTGCAGATGCTGGAGATTTCCATTTTTATTTCGTCGGAAATATTGACGAAAAACAACTAGTCGACCTTACAAGTCAATATTTGGCAAGTCTACCAGGAAAAAACTCCAATGAAATGTATGAAGTCCCAGAGTTTAGACCACTCACAGGACAGCACGAAAAAATCATTGAAAAAGGTGAAGATCCAAAAAGCTCTGTACGCATTACATTTCATGGCCCAACAGAGTATAGTGCTAAAGAAGATTTTGCGATGGAAACATTAGGAGAGATTTTAACAATCAAACTCATAGAGCAATTGCGTGAAGAAGAAGGTGGCGTTTATGGAGCTGGAGCAAGAGGTAATATTAGCAAAATGCCTTACGGGTGGTATAATTTTAATATTAGTTTTCCATGTGGACCAGAAAATGTTGATAAGCTCAAAAATGCTGCATTGGCAGAAGTAGAAAAGTTGGTTACAGATGGACCAACGCAAAAAGATTTAGACAAAGTGAAGGAGTCTTACATTTTAGATCACAAAGAAGATATGAAAACTAATCGTATGTGGTTACAAGCACTTAAAAATGCAGATTATCAAAAAAATGATCCAAATAAAATTTTAGATTTCGAAGAAAATGTTCAAAAATTATCAGTTGAATATCTACAAGAAGTAGCTAAAAAATATTTAAATGGAGATTATATAGTTGGAATTCACAACCCAGAGTCTTGA
- a CDS encoding AAA family ATPase: protein MDNSLLESLLQALEFSPDNVPLRIQVAKIYMNNFNYDEAESHLVKVLDKDDSYANKYLLAKCYYEQSKYNLTEVILEELIEKSNNIKYLELYCNCLIKLNNHSEALEIYKSILENEPTYYNQEFDSIFKVATSSYNDDDFIDDDAMTFLKKPTINFGDVGGMEKVKEEIDLKIIKPLLHKDLYKAYGKKIGGGILLYGPPGCGKTHIAKATAGEINANFINVGINDILDMWMGNSEKNLHEIFETARENKPCVIFIDEIDALGANRNDINKTTGRTVINQFLSELDGIDSDNDGILVLGATNAPWYIDPAFRRPGRFDRIIFVAPPDAEARKSIFEIQLKEKPVKDIDLGTLAKKSAEYSGADIKASIDIAIEQKLMESFKDGIPKPLATKDIVKAFSKMKPSTKEWFTSAKNYALYANDSGLYDDILSYLKIKK from the coding sequence ATGGATAATTCACTTTTAGAAAGCTTATTACAGGCTTTAGAGTTTTCACCAGACAATGTGCCTTTAAGAATTCAGGTTGCAAAGATTTACATGAATAACTTTAATTACGATGAAGCAGAATCACATCTCGTTAAAGTTTTAGATAAAGATGATAGTTATGCAAATAAATATTTATTGGCCAAATGCTATTATGAGCAATCTAAATATAATTTAACCGAAGTCATTTTAGAGGAACTTATAGAAAAAAGTAACAATATAAAATATTTAGAACTCTACTGTAATTGCTTGATAAAACTAAATAATCATTCTGAGGCATTAGAAATTTACAAATCCATTTTAGAAAACGAACCTACCTATTATAATCAAGAATTCGACAGTATTTTCAAAGTGGCAACATCATCCTACAATGATGATGATTTTATAGATGATGATGCCATGACTTTTTTAAAAAAACCAACAATAAACTTTGGAGATGTTGGTGGTATGGAAAAAGTAAAAGAGGAAATAGACTTAAAAATCATTAAACCTCTGCTCCACAAAGATCTGTACAAAGCCTATGGTAAAAAAATTGGAGGAGGTATCCTTTTATATGGTCCTCCAGGATGCGGAAAAACCCACATTGCAAAAGCTACAGCAGGAGAAATAAATGCCAATTTTATCAATGTTGGGATTAATGATATTTTAGATATGTGGATGGGTAATTCTGAAAAGAACCTACACGAAATATTTGAAACAGCTAGAGAAAATAAGCCTTGTGTTATTTTTATAGATGAAATAGATGCACTTGGCGCAAATAGAAATGATATTAATAAAACTACAGGCAGAACGGTCATTAACCAGTTTTTATCTGAGCTGGACGGTATTGATTCTGATAACGACGGAATTTTAGTATTAGGTGCCACAAACGCACCTTGGTACATAGATCCTGCTTTTAGAAGACCTGGTCGTTTTGATCGTATTATTTTTGTTGCTCCTCCAGATGCTGAAGCTCGTAAATCTATTTTTGAAATTCAGTTAAAGGAGAAACCGGTAAAGGATATTGATCTTGGTACTTTGGCTAAAAAAAGTGCTGAATATTCTGGAGCAGATATCAAAGCGAGTATCGACATCGCCATTGAGCAAAAATTAATGGAATCGTTTAAAGATGGAATCCCTAAACCACTTGCTACAAAAGACATCGTTAAGGCATTTTCAAAAATGAAACCGTCCACAAAGGAGTGGTTTACATCTGCAAAAAACTATGCGCTATACGCCAATGATTCTGGACTTTATGATGATATTCTAAGCTATTTAAAAATCAAAAAATAG
- a CDS encoding ParA family protein: MGKIIAIANQKGGVGKTTTSVNLAASLGVLEKKVLLIDADPQANATSGLGIDVEQVETGTYQLLEHTASAEQCIIAADSPNVDIIPAHIDLVAIEIELVDKDEREYMLKKAISHLKSSYDYILIDCAPSLGLLTLNALTAADSVIIPIQCEYFALEGLGKLLNTVKSVQKIHNQNLDIEGMLLTMFDQRLRLSNQVVEEVQKHFSDMVFDTIIQRNVRLGEAPSYGESIIKYDVSSKGATNYLSLAKEIINKNN; this comes from the coding sequence ATGGGTAAAATCATTGCAATAGCCAATCAAAAAGGAGGCGTAGGTAAAACGACAACTTCAGTAAATTTAGCAGCATCATTAGGTGTTCTGGAAAAAAAAGTATTACTTATCGACGCAGATCCCCAAGCCAACGCAACATCTGGTCTGGGAATTGATGTAGAACAAGTTGAAACAGGTACCTATCAATTATTAGAGCATACAGCATCTGCAGAACAATGTATTATAGCTGCAGATTCTCCAAACGTTGATATTATCCCTGCACATATAGATTTGGTAGCTATTGAAATTGAACTTGTAGATAAGGACGAACGTGAATATATGCTCAAAAAAGCGATTTCACATCTCAAATCTTCTTACGATTATATTTTGATTGATTGCGCTCCATCTTTGGGATTATTAACCTTAAATGCACTAACCGCAGCAGACTCAGTAATCATTCCAATACAATGCGAATATTTTGCGTTAGAAGGTTTAGGCAAATTATTGAATACCGTAAAAAGTGTTCAAAAAATACATAATCAAAACCTTGATATTGAAGGTATGTTGCTTACCATGTTTGACCAACGTTTACGCTTATCAAACCAAGTGGTAGAAGAAGTACAAAAACACTTTAGCGATATGGTTTTTGATACGATCATTCAAAGAAATGTGAGACTTGGCGAAGCACCTAGTTATGGCGAAAGCATTATAAAATACGATGTGAGCAGTAAAGGTGCGACAAACTATTTAAGTTTGGCCAAAGAAATTATAAATAAGAATAACTAA
- a CDS encoding DUF5683 domain-containing protein has product MLNKLVYSCLFFLIFGNIAFAQDDEKADEVDTSLMVVQDSVTAKKREPLNVLAPSKAAFYSAVLPGLGQAYNKKYWKIPLVYAAIGIPAYLYIKNDKDYDLYRDAYKRRLAGFPQNSEGDPFPNVSNDGLIRAQQTLRRNKELALLFTIGMYALNIVDANVDAHLLQFNVDEDLSLRPHFKYNEMENNTNLGLTLNFKF; this is encoded by the coding sequence GTGCTAAATAAATTAGTCTATAGCTGTCTTTTCTTTCTCATTTTTGGTAATATCGCTTTTGCTCAAGATGATGAAAAAGCCGATGAAGTTGACACAAGTTTAATGGTCGTTCAAGATTCTGTTACAGCAAAAAAAAGAGAACCGCTCAATGTTCTTGCACCATCAAAAGCTGCCTTCTACTCTGCTGTTCTCCCAGGATTGGGACAAGCTTACAACAAAAAATACTGGAAAATTCCACTCGTTTATGCTGCTATTGGGATTCCTGCTTATTTATACATTAAAAACGATAAGGATTACGATTTATATCGTGATGCTTATAAACGTAGGTTGGCTGGATTTCCTCAAAATTCTGAGGGTGATCCATTTCCAAATGTATCTAATGACGGACTTATAAGAGCACAACAAACCCTTAGAAGAAACAAGGAACTTGCTTTGCTATTCACTATTGGCATGTATGCCCTAAATATCGTAGACGCCAATGTAGACGCCCATTTATTGCAATTTAATGTTGATGAGGATCTATCATTACGACCGCATTTTAAATACAATGAAATGGAAAACAACACCAATCTTGGCCTTACACTAAATTTTAAGTTCTAA
- the dapB gene encoding 4-hydroxy-tetrahydrodipicolinate reductase, protein MKIALLGYGKMGKAIEAIAIERDHEIVLKISSASENYTLQNCDVAIDFSLPSSAVANISKCLESGVPIISGTTGWLDDYDNVISLCNSKNGTFLYASNFSLGVNIFFELNKTLAKLMAKLPQYKVDVEEIHHTQKLDAPSGTAITLAKDIIESTNYENWTLDTPKPNEIGITAKRIEHVPGTHDINYKSEVDSIQITHTAHSRKGFALGAVIAAEFIHDKKGVFTMKDVLNIN, encoded by the coding sequence ATGAAAATTGCATTATTGGGTTACGGAAAAATGGGAAAAGCAATTGAAGCTATTGCCATTGAACGTGACCACGAGATTGTTTTGAAAATTTCCAGTGCTTCGGAAAATTATACACTCCAAAATTGTGATGTTGCCATAGATTTCAGCCTTCCGTCCTCTGCTGTAGCAAATATCTCTAAATGTTTAGAATCTGGAGTTCCAATAATTTCTGGCACTACAGGATGGCTCGATGATTATGATAACGTTATTTCACTCTGTAATTCCAAAAACGGAACTTTTTTGTATGCTTCCAATTTCAGCTTAGGTGTTAATATTTTTTTCGAACTGAACAAAACATTGGCAAAGTTGATGGCGAAGCTTCCGCAGTACAAGGTAGATGTCGAAGAAATTCACCACACTCAAAAATTAGATGCTCCCAGCGGAACAGCAATCACGTTAGCCAAGGACATTATTGAATCAACCAATTACGAAAACTGGACGCTAGATACCCCAAAGCCAAACGAAATTGGCATTACAGCTAAACGTATTGAACATGTGCCAGGTACCCATGATATCAATTATAAGTCTGAAGTTGATAGTATTCAAATAACGCACACCGCTCATAGCAGAAAGGGTTTTGCTTTGGGAGCTGTAATTGCTGCGGAATTTATTCATGACAAAAAAGGCGTATTCACTATGAAAGACGTCCTAAATATTAATTAA
- a CDS encoding tetratricopeptide repeat protein, whose translation MESPNLERGIQLFEIGRYKDAIPYFQSAISENIDNYTAKFLLANCFFQVDNIEKAFSLTLDLRQDQPNDPGIYFLLSQLYLHKENDKEALIQINKAIEMDPYNENYFGQKSYVLLYQKKYAEALDFANEGLRVNAKSIFCLNARTTALTKLKRKDDVTSTISNLLGDDPENAYSHANAGWSYLENNNTPQALIHFKEALKLNPNLEHARSGMLTAVKSKNKIYNLYLRYAFWMGNKSEKNQWIFIIGIYLVYRFSVKMLSATGMTYLAIPLIIVYLLFALGSWIMDPLSNMLLLFDKFGKFLLDKREKLTGQVMFGLLCASLLMLVGSLITKNESFTILCLTFLAAILPLTRGCSSEKKNPRLINIAYGSIMILIAIVGTAIGMPLGDIGLAVGIMFIAYTWIGNFISSL comes from the coding sequence ATGGAAAGCCCAAATTTAGAAAGAGGTATTCAGCTATTCGAGATTGGTCGCTACAAAGATGCTATACCTTACTTTCAATCGGCAATTTCAGAAAACATAGATAACTATACCGCTAAATTTTTACTGGCCAATTGCTTTTTTCAAGTTGACAATATTGAAAAAGCATTCTCTTTAACTTTAGATTTAAGACAAGATCAACCCAATGATCCTGGTATTTATTTCCTACTTTCCCAATTGTATTTGCACAAGGAAAATGATAAAGAGGCACTTATTCAAATCAACAAGGCCATAGAGATGGATCCTTATAATGAGAATTATTTCGGACAAAAATCTTACGTTCTATTATATCAAAAAAAATATGCAGAAGCTTTAGATTTTGCAAATGAAGGCCTAAGAGTCAACGCAAAGAGCATTTTTTGCTTAAATGCAAGAACGACAGCTTTGACTAAGCTAAAACGAAAAGACGATGTTACAAGTACTATAAGTAATCTACTTGGTGACGATCCAGAAAACGCATATTCTCATGCGAATGCAGGCTGGAGTTATTTAGAAAACAATAATACTCCGCAAGCTCTAATTCATTTCAAAGAAGCTTTAAAATTAAATCCAAATTTAGAACACGCGAGAAGCGGTATGCTAACTGCAGTAAAATCTAAAAACAAAATTTACAATTTGTATTTGCGCTACGCATTTTGGATGGGTAATAAATCTGAAAAAAACCAATGGATTTTCATCATCGGTATATATTTAGTTTATAGGTTTTCAGTAAAAATGCTATCTGCAACAGGTATGACCTACCTTGCTATACCGTTAATCATCGTTTATTTATTATTTGCATTGGGTAGCTGGATTATGGATCCATTGTCAAATATGCTTTTATTATTTGATAAATTTGGTAAATTTTTACTTGACAAAAGAGAGAAATTAACGGGTCAAGTTATGTTTGGGCTACTTTGTGCATCATTACTAATGCTAGTAGGATCATTAATCACTAAAAACGAAAGCTTTACCATTTTGTGCTTAACATTTTTAGCTGCAATATTACCGTTGACAAGAGGTTGTTCTTCGGAAAAAAAGAATCCAAGATTAATCAATATTGCCTATGGATCGATCATGATACTTATAGCAATTGTTGGCACTGCTATTGGAATGCCTTTAGGCGATATAGGTCTAGCGGTTGGAATCATGTTTATTGCCTATACCTGGATTGGCAATTTTATTAGCAGTTTATGA
- the lepB gene encoding signal peptidase I has translation MSITQWLIFILVIQIIHGLGTWKLYIKAGRQAWEAFVPVYNSVILMKIIKRPWWWTILLFVPIVNLIMLPVVWVETARSFGKNEFLDTFLAVITLGFYNYYLNYVADVQYVENRDIHPKSSSGDWTSSILFAIVAATIVHTYFIQPFTIPSSSLEKSLLVGDFLFVSKFHYGARVPMTTVAMPMVHDTIPGLNVKSYLFNDNYEERNTSWKNKLQLPYMRLPGFENIERNDIVVFNQPADTLLNMNIFTPDRNYYKPIDKKTNLVKRCVGIPGDSLEVRNGYVYINGKLNELPDRAKLQFAYDITLKGNVNNYARLMEILKTYDITDNPYQVEEGIFVIQATEEAANKAKNHPNIASITRRIAPKGENGNLFPRVAQYPWNYDNFGPIYIPKKGETVELTMEVLPLYKRLIGEYERNTIVTRGNQIIINDKPATSYTFKQDYYWMMGDNRNNSVDARAWGYVPFDHVVGKPVFIWMSWDGLKNPRWERWFTTVGGSGNPVSYLIPFLILLAAWFGFNAWRKKKKAN, from the coding sequence ATGTCAATTACACAGTGGTTAATTTTTATTCTGGTCATTCAAATCATTCACGGTTTAGGGACTTGGAAACTGTATATCAAAGCCGGAAGACAGGCTTGGGAAGCATTCGTACCTGTATATAATTCGGTGATTTTGATGAAAATCATTAAACGCCCTTGGTGGTGGACGATTTTACTTTTTGTACCCATCGTTAATTTAATTATGCTGCCTGTAGTTTGGGTTGAAACCGCTAGAAGCTTTGGTAAAAATGAATTTTTAGATACATTTTTGGCGGTTATAACTTTAGGGTTTTACAATTATTATCTTAATTATGTTGCAGATGTTCAATATGTTGAGAATAGAGATATCCATCCAAAATCAAGTTCTGGAGATTGGACGAGTTCTATATTATTTGCTATTGTAGCAGCAACCATAGTTCATACGTATTTTATACAACCATTTACAATACCGAGTTCGTCTTTAGAAAAGTCCCTGTTAGTAGGTGATTTCTTGTTTGTAAGTAAATTTCATTATGGTGCGAGAGTACCAATGACAACCGTTGCTATGCCTATGGTACACGATACCATTCCGGGTTTAAATGTAAAATCATACTTATTTAATGATAATTATGAAGAAAGAAATACCTCTTGGAAAAATAAGTTGCAATTACCATATATGCGACTTCCAGGCTTTGAAAACATTGAGCGTAATGATATTGTAGTTTTCAATCAGCCAGCAGATACGCTTTTAAACATGAATATTTTTACACCAGACCGTAATTATTATAAGCCTATCGACAAAAAAACAAATTTAGTTAAACGATGTGTTGGTATTCCAGGAGATTCTTTAGAAGTTAGAAATGGATATGTTTATATCAATGGAAAATTAAATGAGTTGCCAGATCGTGCGAAATTACAGTTTGCTTATGATATTACGCTTAAGGGTAATGTTAACAATTATGCAAGACTCATGGAAATCTTGAAAACTTATGATATCACAGATAATCCTTATCAAGTTGAGGAAGGTATATTTGTTATTCAAGCGACTGAAGAGGCTGCAAATAAAGCAAAAAACCATCCTAATATTGCAAGTATAACAAGACGTATTGCTCCAAAAGGGGAAAACGGTAATTTATTTCCTCGAGTGGCTCAATATCCTTGGAACTATGACAACTTTGGGCCTATTTATATTCCGAAGAAAGGAGAAACCGTAGAATTAACCATGGAAGTCCTTCCTCTCTACAAACGTCTTATCGGAGAATACGAAAGAAATACTATTGTAACGCGAGGTAATCAAATTATCATCAATGACAAACCAGCGACCTCTTATACTTTTAAGCAAGATTATTATTGGATGATGGGTGATAATAGAAATAACTCTGTTGATGCTCGTGCTTGGGGCTATGTACCTTTTGATCATGTGGTTGGAAAACCTGTATTTATTTGGATGAGTTGGGACGGATTAAAAAATCCGCGGTGGGAACGTTGGTTTACAACTGTAGGAGGATCTGGAAATCCTGTATCTTATTTAATTCCTTTTTTAATTTTATTGGCTGCTTGGTTTGGATTTAATGCATGGAGAAAAAAGAAAAAAGCCAACTAA